The following DNA comes from Serpentinimonas raichei.
AGCCCCTGCAAGCGGCCCAGCGCCACCACCAGCACCGCGCTCACTGGCAGCGCAATCAGCACACCCACGAAGCCAAACAGGTGCCCAAAGGCCATCAGGGCAAAAATCACGGCGATCGGGTGCATGCCGATGCGCCCGCCCAGTACGCGCGGCGTCAGGTACAGGCTCTCGATGAGCTGCCCCAACATATAGACTGCACCCACCAGCAGCACCCCCCAAAGGGTGCCAAACTGCAGCAGCGCCGCCAGCAGCGCCAGCACCATCCCGACCCCAAAGCCCAGAAAGGGCACAAACATCGCCAGCCCGGTGAAGACACCGATCGGCAGCGCCAGATCGAGCCCGACCAGCATCAGCCCGGCGGTAAAAAACACCGCCATGCTGCTCATCACAATCAACTGGCCACGCAGGTACTGGCCCAGCACCTGGTCGGTATCGTCCAGAAAGCGCTGCGTCGGGGCGCGCCAGCGCGGCGGCACCAGCAGCTTGGTGTGTTCGATCAACCAATCCCAGTCCAGCAACAGGTAGTAAGCCGCAATCGGGGTGAGCACCAGAAAACCCAAGGCCGCCAGCAGGGCGCTGCCCCCAATGCGCAGCGACGACAGCGCGTACTCGACCCACTGCCCCTCCTCCCCGGTGATGAGCCGCTGCAACAGATCGCGCACCATTGCCACGTCGATCTGCGCGCTCACCCCTAGGCGCTCGCCCAAGGGCGCAACCCAAGCGTTGAAGCCCTCCAGCAGCAGCGGAATCTGGTCGCGCAGCAGCGGCACCTGGTGCGTGATGACGGGAATGATCAGCAACAGCACCGCCAACAGCACCAGCACCAGCAGCGTGAGCGCCAACCCCGCCCCCAGCCAACGCGGCACCCCACGCCCGTGCAGGCGCTCGACCGCCGGGTGCAGGGCGTAGGCCAGCACCGCCGCCACCAAGAAGGGCGTGAGCACCGGGGCCAGCAGGCCCAGCAGCAGCCAAGCCAGCACAGCCAAGCCGAGCCAAGCGAGCACGCGCAATTGCGAGGGGGAGAACAGCGTCGGTGGGGCCATCAAATTGAGGGTGTCGGATTGGGGAACAGAAAAGCGATGGGCATCGAGGCCGGGCAGGCCAGTAAAATCAGCCCATTCTATAGTGCCCACACCAAATGACCACGACCCCCCTTTCCTACAAAGACGCTGGCGTTGACATCGAGGCCGGCGACGCGCTGGTCGAGCGCATCAAGCCCTTGGCCAAAAAGACCATGCGCGAAGGGGTGCTGGCGGGCATCGGCGGCTTTGGCGCGCTGTTTGAAGTGCCCAAGCGCTACCGCGAGCCGGTGCTGGTTTCGGGCACCGACGGCGTGGGCACCAAGCTCAAACTGGCCTTCGAGTGGCAGCTGCACGACACGGTGGGCATCGACCTGGTGGCCATGAGCGTCAACGACGTGCTGGTGCAGGGTGCCGAACCGCTGTTTTTCCTCGACTACTTTGCCTGCGGCAAGCTCGATGTGGACACCGCTGCGGCGGTGGTGGGCGGCATTGCGCGCGGCTGCGAGCTGGCCGGCTGCGCCCTGATCGGCGGCGAAACCGCCGAAATGCCCGGCATGTACCCCCCGGGCGAGTACGACTTGGCCGGTTTTTGCGTCGGGGCGGTGGAAAAATCGCTCATCCTCACGGGCCAGACAGTGGCCAGCGGCGACGTGGTGCTGGGCCTGGCCTCCAGCGGTGTGCATTCCAACGGCTTTTCGCTGGTGCGCAAGTGCCTGGAGCGCGCCGGCCCCAACCTGCCCACCACACTCGACGGCCAGCCCTTGCGCCAGGCCCTGATGGCCCCGACGCGCATCTACGTCAAAAACGTGCTGCAGGCGCTGGCGCAGCACCCCTGTGGCGGCGCGGCCGGTGGCATCAAGGCGCTGGCGCACATCACCGGCGGCGGCCTGCTGGAAAACATCCCGCGCGTGCTGCCCGAGCAGCTGGCGGCCGAGCTGGTGCAAGGCAGTTGGCCACAAAGCGAGCTTTTTGCCTGGTTGCAGCGCAGCGCCGGCATCGACGATTTCGAAATGAACCGCACCTTCAACAACGGCATCGGCATGGTGCTGGTAGTCGATGCCGCTGCCGCAGCCGCCGTGGCCGCCACCTTGCGCACGCAGGGCGAAACGGTGTATGAAATCGGGCGCATCGCACAGCGCGGTGCCGGGGCGGCGGTGCGGGTGGGGTAGCGTGGGTGGGGTCGTGCGCCCCAAGAACTATCATCTACTGATATAGTTCGAGCATGCACCGAGACACCGCGATCGACGCCTTGCTGGATCTAGACGGCTCGATCCTGGATCAAGGTGGCGGCTACTGGATCAAGTTGCAAGCGTGGCGGGTTGAGACGACCCTCGCGATTCCGCACGGGATACGCTATTGCCTCACGCTGCACGAACCCCACGGCAAACGGGTCTTGGGCTATGACAATGCCCACGCCGTCAAGCCGCCCAAAAAGTTCAAGTACGCCGGGCGCATCTTGGCCTACGACCACCGGCACCGCCATGCGACAGACCAAGGCGTGCCGTACGCATTTCTGGATGCGCAGCAACTCATGAATGATTTTTTCGCAGACGTTGATCGCGTTTTGCAGGAGGTTAAGCAAAGATGAAAACGATTGTGATCGGCATCATGCCGCAAGAGCAAATCCGCCAACGGGTGCTGGCGATTGCCCAAGGTGCGTACAAGCCCAAGGCCAGCGAGCCAAAAATCTGGTTCACCTCCATGAAGTCGCTGGCCGAGGTGTTGAGCGACGACAACCGTGCCTTGCTCAGGGTGATCACCGAAACCCAGCCGGCCTCTATTTCGGCCCTAGCGCTGGCCACGGGTCGCAAGGCCAGCAACCTGTCGCGCACGCTCAGGACCCTGTCCAATTACGGCATCGTCGATCTCAAGCGCGAAAGCAAGCACGTGCGCCCGGTCGCGATGGGCACAGAGTTTAGAATTTTGGCTGCTGCGTAATCGTCCCCACCCTACATCCGCACCAGCCGCCGCAGCTTCACCCCGGCCAGCAGCAGGGTGCCGAAATAGACCAGCGCCGCACCCACCAGCAGCCCGAGCATGGCCAGCAGGCGCTGCCACACCACCACCTCCTCATGCACCCAGTTGAACTGGCTGCTGGCCCAGAGCAAAAACAGCGCCAGCAGCGCGCTGGCGGCCAGCACCTGCAGCGTCAACACCAGCCAGCCCGGCTGCGGCTGGTAGGAGCCGCGCTGCAGCAGCCCGATCAGCAACCAGCCGGCGTTGATCAAGGCCCCCAGCCCAATCGCCAGCGCCAGCCCGGCGTGGGCCATGGTGGGCACCAGCAACAGGTTGAACACCTGCGTCAGCACCAGCACCACGATGGCGATGCGCACCGGGGTTTTGATGTCTTGTTTGGCGTAGAAAGCCGGGGCCAAAATCTTGATTGCGATCAGCCCCACCAGCCCCACGCCATAGCCCATCAGCGCCAGCGCGGTCTGGCGCACATCAAAGGCCGTGAACGCGCCGTAGTGAAACAGCACCGCCACCAGCGGCTCGGCAATCGTCAGCAGCGCCACCGCACTGGGCACGGCCAGCAGCAGCACCAGGCGCAGACCCCAGTCGAGCATCTGGCTGTAGCGCGCCGGGTCGGCGGCGGCGCTGGCGGCCGCCAGTTGCGGCAGCAGCACCACGCCTAGCGCCACCCCCAGCAGCGCGGTCGGGAACTCCATCAGCCGGTCGGCAAAGGTGAGCCAGCTCACGCTGCCGGTGGCCAGGTGCGAAGCAATCTGGGTGTTGATGAGCAGCGAGATTTGCGCCACGCTCACCCCCAGCAGCGCCGGCAGCATGAGCGTGAGGATGCGCTGCGTGCCCGGGTTCTTCCAGGCCGAGCGCAGCGCCGAGAGGCGCACGCTCACACGCGGCAGCAGCCCGAGCCGCTTGAGCGCCGCCAGTTGCACCGCCAGTTGCAGCACGCCGCCAATCAGCACCCCACCCGCCAGGGCAAAAATCGGCTCGATGCCGATGGACTCGAACCACGGCGCGCCCCAGGCCGCAGCCACGATCAGCCCCACATTGAGCAGCACCGGGGTGGCGGCGGGAACGGCAAAGCGCTTCCAGGTGTTGAGCACCCCAGCCGCCAGCGCCACCAGCGACATGAAGCCGATGTAGGGGAACATCCAGCGCGTCAGCGCCACGGTCACGTCGAAGGTGTAGGGGTCGCGCGCCAGCCCGGCGGCCATGCCCCACACCAGCAGCGGTGCCGCCAGCACGCCCACGATGCAGGTGAAGGTGA
Coding sequences within:
- a CDS encoding AI-2E family transporter; this encodes MAPPTLFSPSQLRVLAWLGLAVLAWLLLGLLAPVLTPFLVAAVLAYALHPAVERLHGRGVPRWLGAGLALTLLVLVLLAVLLLIIPVITHQVPLLRDQIPLLLEGFNAWVAPLGERLGVSAQIDVAMVRDLLQRLITGEEGQWVEYALSSLRIGGSALLAALGFLVLTPIAAYYLLLDWDWLIEHTKLLVPPRWRAPTQRFLDDTDQVLGQYLRGQLIVMSSMAVFFTAGLMLVGLDLALPIGVFTGLAMFVPFLGFGVGMVLALLAALLQFGTLWGVLLVGAVYMLGQLIESLYLTPRVLGGRIGMHPIAVIFALMAFGHLFGFVGVLIALPVSAVLVVALGRLQGLYQSSALFTDGMVPPPTAGSAPVSAPPPLAPAERPAGNPPA
- the purM gene encoding phosphoribosylformylglycinamidine cyclo-ligase, encoding MTTTPLSYKDAGVDIEAGDALVERIKPLAKKTMREGVLAGIGGFGALFEVPKRYREPVLVSGTDGVGTKLKLAFEWQLHDTVGIDLVAMSVNDVLVQGAEPLFFLDYFACGKLDVDTAAAVVGGIARGCELAGCALIGGETAEMPGMYPPGEYDLAGFCVGAVEKSLILTGQTVASGDVVLGLASSGVHSNGFSLVRKCLERAGPNLPTTLDGQPLRQALMAPTRIYVKNVLQALAQHPCGGAAGGIKALAHITGGGLLENIPRVLPEQLAAELVQGSWPQSELFAWLQRSAGIDDFEMNRTFNNGIGMVLVVDAAAAAAVAATLRTQGETVYEIGRIAQRGAGAAVRVG
- a CDS encoding toxin-antitoxin system TumE family protein, coding for MHRDTAIDALLDLDGSILDQGGGYWIKLQAWRVETTLAIPHGIRYCLTLHEPHGKRVLGYDNAHAVKPPKKFKYAGRILAYDHRHRHATDQGVPYAFLDAQQLMNDFFADVDRVLQEVKQR
- a CDS encoding transcriptional regulator, with the protein product MKTIVIGIMPQEQIRQRVLAIAQGAYKPKASEPKIWFTSMKSLAEVLSDDNRALLRVITETQPASISALALATGRKASNLSRTLRTLSNYGIVDLKRESKHVRPVAMGTEFRILAAA
- the murJ gene encoding murein biosynthesis integral membrane protein MurJ, with translation MSLFKSASVVSLLTLLSRISGLVRDLLIAATFGVSAMTDAFNVAFRIPNLLRRLFAEGAFSQAFVPVLAATREQEGDEATKDLINRVATVLAWALTFTCIVGVLAAPLLVWGMAAGLARDPYTFDVTVALTRWMFPYIGFMSLVALAAGVLNTWKRFAVPAATPVLLNVGLIVAAAWGAPWFESIGIEPIFALAGGVLIGGVLQLAVQLAALKRLGLLPRVSVRLSALRSAWKNPGTQRILTLMLPALLGVSVAQISLLINTQIASHLATGSVSWLTFADRLMEFPTALLGVALGVVLLPQLAAASAAADPARYSQMLDWGLRLVLLLAVPSAVALLTIAEPLVAVLFHYGAFTAFDVRQTALALMGYGVGLVGLIAIKILAPAFYAKQDIKTPVRIAIVVLVLTQVFNLLLVPTMAHAGLALAIGLGALINAGWLLIGLLQRGSYQPQPGWLVLTLQVLAASALLALFLLWASSQFNWVHEEVVVWQRLLAMLGLLVGAALVYFGTLLLAGVKLRRLVRM